A window of the Halobacterium hubeiense genome harbors these coding sequences:
- a CDS encoding PhzF family phenazine biosynthesis protein, giving the protein MTATRALLVDAFTDEPCAGNAAGVVPEADDLTDGQMQAIAAELGASETAFVRESGDADRRIRYFTPTTEVDLCGHATIASHAHLFADGAIEAGAHTLETNVGVLDIEVEEDGTVWMTQNRPEIREVDVSYERVAAATGLDEEALRGASDDLPLAVASTGLPFLVAPVTYLSDLGDANPDFDAVEALADEVDAAGVYAFSFDALDRDSTLHGRAWVPGAGVDEDPVTGTASGATGAYLEHYAAFGGDVAEEMTFEQGHFVDRPGRVRVRVQDGGAPKVGGTAVETLDGTLEVPPVEEDEILEA; this is encoded by the coding sequence ATGACAGCGACGCGAGCGCTCCTCGTGGACGCGTTCACCGACGAGCCGTGCGCGGGGAACGCGGCCGGCGTGGTGCCCGAGGCCGACGACCTGACGGACGGACAGATGCAGGCCATCGCCGCCGAACTCGGCGCGAGCGAGACGGCGTTCGTCCGCGAGAGCGGCGACGCAGACCGCCGGATTCGGTACTTCACGCCGACGACGGAAGTGGACCTCTGCGGGCACGCGACCATCGCGAGCCACGCGCACCTGTTCGCGGACGGCGCCATCGAGGCGGGCGCGCACACGCTGGAGACGAACGTCGGCGTGCTCGATATCGAAGTCGAAGAGGATGGGACGGTGTGGATGACCCAGAACCGACCCGAGATTCGGGAGGTGGACGTGAGCTACGAGCGCGTCGCGGCTGCGACGGGACTGGACGAGGAAGCGCTCCGAGGCGCCAGCGACGACCTGCCGCTGGCGGTGGCCTCCACGGGGCTGCCGTTCCTCGTCGCGCCCGTGACCTACCTCTCGGACTTGGGCGACGCGAACCCGGACTTCGACGCGGTCGAGGCGCTGGCCGACGAGGTGGACGCCGCCGGCGTGTACGCGTTCTCGTTCGACGCGCTGGACAGGGACTCGACGCTCCACGGCCGAGCGTGGGTGCCGGGCGCGGGCGTCGACGAGGACCCCGTGACGGGGACGGCCAGCGGCGCAACGGGCGCGTACCTCGAACACTACGCGGCGTTCGGCGGCGACGTCGCCGAGGAGATGACCTTCGAGCAGGGGCACTTCGTGGACCGCCCGGGCCGCGTCCGGGTGCGCGTGCAGGACGGCGGCGCGCCGAAAGTCGGCGGCACGGCCGTCGAGACGCTGGACGGCACGCTCGAAGTGCCGCCCGTCGAGGAGGACGAGATTCTGGAAGCGTAG
- a CDS encoding alpha/beta hydrolase yields the protein MTTPSKDAPSNPRRRRVLQSAAAVALAGLAGCSGGDDGTTTAPTQTPTESTTTAQTTVSEASQRETAIELVQRLAAGEYETAFGMLSETVRSQYSAARLERDWTQTTADYGRFEGVSGTTREPTGGYEVVVVQAQFEAGVLGVQVAFEGASIEGLQFVPLGDAYSPPAYADESAFEERELSLSSPACDLGATLTVPSDGADTGVVLVHGSGPNDRDETIGPNKPFKDLAWGLATEGVAVLRYDKRTYACDVSAGDLGFDALVADDALTALDRLRAETDVSSSAVVGHSLGGYAAPEIASRDGDTAAFLLAAPSRPLYELVPDQLQYLADLDGTVTEAERARIEDAEATAERLANGNYEGGGFAWSAAFWRAVADYDPVETTTSLDGEVYALQGGRDYQVSPTEDFPAWRDALGESNTALYDDLNHLFVAGEGDPNPNEYFQPGNVAEAVVTDLAGWLG from the coding sequence GTGACAACGCCCTCCAAGGACGCGCCGTCGAATCCGCGCCGCCGCCGAGTCCTGCAGTCCGCGGCCGCCGTCGCGCTCGCGGGCCTCGCCGGCTGTTCGGGCGGCGACGACGGCACGACGACCGCGCCGACGCAGACGCCGACCGAATCGACCACGACCGCGCAGACGACCGTCAGCGAGGCCAGCCAGCGCGAGACGGCAATCGAACTCGTCCAGCGGCTGGCCGCCGGCGAGTACGAGACGGCGTTCGGAATGCTCTCCGAGACCGTCCGGAGTCAGTATTCGGCCGCTCGACTGGAGCGCGACTGGACGCAGACGACGGCCGACTACGGCCGCTTCGAGGGCGTCTCGGGGACGACCCGGGAGCCGACGGGCGGCTACGAGGTGGTCGTGGTGCAGGCGCAGTTCGAGGCGGGTGTGCTCGGCGTGCAGGTGGCCTTCGAGGGCGCGTCCATCGAGGGACTGCAGTTCGTGCCGCTCGGGGACGCGTACTCGCCGCCAGCGTACGCCGACGAGTCCGCCTTCGAGGAGCGCGAACTGTCGCTGTCCTCGCCGGCCTGCGACCTCGGCGCGACCCTGACCGTCCCCTCCGACGGCGCGGACACCGGCGTCGTGCTCGTCCACGGCTCCGGGCCGAACGACCGCGACGAGACCATCGGCCCGAACAAGCCCTTCAAGGACCTCGCGTGGGGGTTGGCGACCGAGGGCGTTGCCGTCCTCCGGTACGACAAGCGCACGTACGCCTGCGACGTGTCCGCAGGCGACCTCGGGTTCGACGCGCTCGTCGCCGACGACGCGCTGACCGCGCTCGACCGCTTGCGCGCGGAGACGGACGTGAGCAGTTCGGCGGTCGTCGGGCACAGCCTCGGCGGGTACGCCGCGCCCGAAATCGCGTCGCGGGACGGCGACACGGCCGCGTTCCTTCTGGCCGCGCCGTCGCGCCCGCTGTACGAGCTCGTCCCCGACCAACTGCAGTACCTTGCGGACCTCGACGGCACCGTGACCGAGGCCGAGCGGGCGCGCATCGAGGACGCGGAAGCGACCGCCGAGCGGCTCGCGAACGGGAACTACGAGGGCGGCGGCTTCGCGTGGAGCGCGGCGTTCTGGCGCGCGGTCGCGGACTACGACCCCGTGGAGACGACAACCTCGCTGGACGGCGAGGTGTACGCGCTACAGGGCGGCCGCGACTACCAGGTGAGCCCGACCGAGGACTTCCCCGCGTGGCGGGACGCGCTCGGCGAGTCGAACACGGCGCTGTACGACGACCTGAACCACCTGTTCGTGGCGGGCGAGGGCGACCCGAACCCGAACGAGTACTTCCAGCCGGGGAACGTCGCCGAGGCGGTCGTGACGGACCTCGCCGGGTGGCTCGGGTAG
- a CDS encoding phosphoribosyltransferase has protein sequence MSDLPDEFKCTITNWEYIYGLCRDVSDDVKTSEFEPDVVVALARGGWFAGRCLCDFLGLDDLTSLKMEHYVGTAEKADEPEVRYPMPEGSVEDKDVLIIDDIADTGGSIERAHEYVADRDANEIRTATLQLLGTSEYDPDYVGEYLDEWAWVVYPWNFIEDMIDLISGVMEKDGDGPYTREGIQNLLAAYHDVERIEMEIAQPDRLDEVLEEMVRRDVLVKAGPEEWKLRVDA, from the coding sequence ATGAGCGACCTCCCGGACGAGTTCAAGTGCACTATCACCAACTGGGAGTACATCTACGGTCTCTGCCGCGACGTCAGCGACGACGTCAAAACCTCCGAGTTCGAGCCCGACGTCGTGGTCGCGCTCGCCCGCGGCGGCTGGTTCGCGGGCCGGTGTCTCTGTGACTTCCTCGGCCTCGACGACCTCACTAGCCTCAAGATGGAACACTACGTCGGCACCGCCGAGAAGGCCGACGAGCCCGAGGTCCGGTACCCGATGCCGGAGGGCTCCGTCGAGGACAAGGACGTCCTCATCATCGACGACATCGCTGACACCGGCGGCTCCATCGAGCGCGCCCACGAGTACGTCGCCGACCGGGACGCCAACGAGATTCGCACGGCCACCCTCCAGCTGCTGGGCACCAGCGAGTACGACCCCGACTACGTCGGCGAGTACCTCGACGAGTGGGCGTGGGTCGTCTACCCGTGGAACTTCATCGAGGACATGATCGACCTCATCTCCGGCGTCATGGAGAAAGACGGCGACGGCCCCTACACGCGCGAGGGCATCCAGAACCTCCTCGCGGCGTACCACGACGTCGAGCGCATCGAGATGGAAATCGCCCAGCCCGACCGCCTCGACGAAGTGCTGGAGGAGATGGTGCGCCGGGACGTGCTCGTGAAGGCCGGCCCCGAGGAGTGGAAGCTCCGCGTCGACGCCTAG
- the mtnP gene encoding S-methyl-5'-thioadenosine phosphorylase — translation MIGFIGGSGIYEALPLNDVREEDVTTPYGDPSAPVTVGEFGDTGTEVAFLPRHGPDHQRSPTNLPYKANIYALKQLGVERILASNAVGSLKEELPPQTLVVPDQIFDRTKHRDSTFFGDGIVVHQPFADPYCPHMVEHLHESAEEATDAETQEGGTYVCIEGPQYSTRAESEFYKSQGWDLVGMTAIPEAKLAREAEMCYATVAGVTDYDVWKADSEVTLEEVLENAAANEEAIKRTVEHAIETLPEERDCDCGHALEGTVNTPTEAIPEETRDRVDALVGDYL, via the coding sequence ATGATCGGTTTCATCGGTGGCTCCGGCATCTACGAAGCGCTCCCGCTGAACGACGTCCGCGAGGAGGACGTGACGACGCCGTACGGCGACCCGAGCGCGCCCGTCACCGTCGGCGAGTTCGGCGACACGGGCACGGAGGTCGCGTTCCTGCCGCGCCACGGCCCCGACCACCAGCGCTCGCCGACGAACCTCCCGTACAAGGCGAACATCTACGCGCTCAAGCAGCTCGGCGTCGAGCGCATCCTCGCGTCGAACGCCGTCGGCAGCCTCAAGGAGGAACTGCCGCCGCAGACGCTGGTCGTCCCCGACCAGATTTTCGACCGCACGAAGCACCGCGACTCGACGTTCTTCGGGGACGGCATCGTCGTCCACCAGCCGTTCGCGGACCCGTACTGCCCGCACATGGTCGAACACCTCCACGAGTCCGCCGAGGAAGCCACCGACGCGGAGACCCAGGAGGGCGGCACGTACGTCTGCATCGAGGGCCCGCAGTACTCGACGCGCGCGGAGTCGGAGTTCTACAAGTCCCAGGGCTGGGACCTCGTCGGCATGACCGCCATCCCGGAGGCGAAGCTCGCGCGGGAAGCCGAGATGTGTTACGCCACGGTCGCGGGCGTCACCGACTACGACGTCTGGAAGGCCGACAGCGAGGTCACGCTCGAAGAGGTGCTGGAGAACGCCGCGGCCAACGAGGAGGCCATCAAGCGCACCGTCGAGCACGCCATCGAGACGCTGCCCGAGGAGCGCGACTGCGACTGCGGGCACGCCCTCGAAGGGACCGTGAACACGCCCACCGAGGCCATCCCCGAGGAGACACGCGACCGCGTCGACGCGCTCGTCGGCGACTACCTCTGA
- a CDS encoding DUF7504 family protein, whose translation MGGHADAEAFSTELAALKRDGCNVLVVSDAAGRDAACQRLLGAPELDRRHVFLETASGVSEVLDRHSPRRTDASTLAVVDATPATGARSAAAAAPASDDLPTPLGEWYERVDDPTDFAALTAAVTDALDRVAAPADNPSELRLCVDGLDPFFDAVRAGDVTEERLFRFLHLLTSSVRDADGMGHFHVAASADDAFLATVEPLFDATLSVETGADGTVRQRWRLHDSGRVTDWFAF comes from the coding sequence ATGGGGGGTCACGCCGACGCGGAAGCGTTCTCGACCGAGCTCGCCGCGCTGAAGCGGGACGGCTGCAACGTCCTCGTCGTCAGCGACGCCGCGGGCCGCGACGCCGCCTGCCAGCGGCTGCTCGGCGCCCCCGAACTCGACCGCCGTCACGTCTTCCTCGAAACCGCGTCCGGCGTCTCCGAAGTGCTGGACCGCCACAGCCCGCGCCGCACCGACGCCTCGACGCTCGCCGTCGTGGACGCCACGCCCGCCACGGGCGCGCGCTCCGCGGCCGCCGCGGCGCCCGCGTCCGACGACCTGCCGACGCCGCTGGGCGAGTGGTACGAGCGCGTCGACGACCCCACCGACTTCGCGGCGCTCACCGCGGCCGTCACCGACGCCCTCGACCGCGTCGCCGCGCCCGCCGACAACCCCAGCGAACTCCGGCTCTGCGTCGACGGCCTCGATCCCTTCTTTGACGCCGTGCGCGCCGGCGACGTCACCGAGGAGCGGCTGTTCCGCTTCCTCCACCTGCTCACGAGCTCCGTCCGCGACGCCGACGGCATGGGCCACTTCCACGTCGCCGCGAGCGCCGACGACGCGTTCCTCGCGACGGTCGAACCGCTGTTCGACGCGACGTTGTCGGTAGAGACCGGCGCAGATGGGACCGTCCGCCAGCGCTGGCGGCTCCACGACTCCGGGCGCGTCACCGACTGGTTCGCGTTCTAG